The following are encoded in a window of Diorhabda sublineata isolate icDioSubl1.1 chromosome 3, icDioSubl1.1, whole genome shotgun sequence genomic DNA:
- the LOC130441236 gene encoding transient receptor potential cation channel subfamily A member 1, with protein MSRHKEKINIQQGGEHGRSALHIAAIYDHEECARILISEFGACPKIPCNNGYYPIHEAAKNASSKTLEVFLQWGESRGCSRQEMISFYDSEGNVPLHSAVHGGDIKAVELCIKSGAKISIQQQDLSTPVHLACAQGATEIVKLMFKMQPEEKMACLQSCDVQKMTPLHCAAMFDHPEIVEYLIQEGADINVMDKERRSPMLLAALRGGWRTVHTLIRLGADINIKDVNRRNVLHLVVMNGGRLEKFATEVSESKSKESLLQLLNEKDINGCSPLHYASREGHIRSLENLIHLGACINLKNNNNESPLHFAARYGRYNTVKQLLDSEKGTFIINESDGGGLTPLHIASQQGHTKVVQLLLNRGALLHRDHNGRNPLHLAAMNGFTQTIELLLSVHSHLLDQTDKDGNTALHLATVENQPNAIAFLLSVGCKLLYNHSEMTAIDYAIYYKFPEAALAMVTHEDRAQEILSLKSNKHPYVTLALIASMPRVFEAVQDKCITKPNCKKDSKSFYIKYSFSSLQLPASSLEDDKNAKREPLPALNAMVIHGRVELLAHPLSQKYLQMKWNSYGKYFHLANITFYSVFLAFITAFSSQLIQQEPPQANIDFNVTNITHEEYVMMSKLRILRHIHISPMMYICALGIIVYIGINIFREALQLYQQKFFYCMDPMNLVTWLLYVSALVMVLPIFRGTETMFDLQFSSASLTVFLSWFNLLLLLQRFDQVGIYVVMFLEILQTLIKVLMVFSILIIAFGLAFYILLSKGEHLSFKTIPMSLVRTFSMMLGEIDFLGTYVKPYYLTNDGQDRSFLPFPIPAFFILGLFMVLMPILLMNLLIGLAVGDIESVRRNAQLKRLAMQVVLHTELERKLPTFLLEKVDKMELVEYPNECKGKGGVLDLILRKWFGCPFSDDGAVDIAMDNTDDYIVAELDKTKKKLREITKTLERQQQFLRLIVQKMEIKTEADDVDEGIPSSNLNRVNYGSNKWTSPKIRKKLRTAISFTNKSNS; from the exons ATGAGTCgacataaagaaaaaatcaacatCCAACAAGGAGGCGAACATGGCAGATCGGCGCTGCACATCGCCGCTATTTACGATCATGAAGAATGTGCCAGAATTTTA ATTTCAGAATTTGGCGCTTGTCCGAAGATACCTTGTAACAACGGCTATTATCCCATTCACGAAGCTGCCAAGAACGCTTCTTCAAAAACTCTAGAAGTCTTTCTACAATGGGGTGAATCTAGAGGATGCAGTAGACAGGAAATGATCTCGTTTTACGATTCCGAAGGTAACGTTCCACTCCATTCAGCTGTCCACGGAGGTGATATCAAAGCTGTAGAATTATGTATAAA ATCCGGTGCTAAAATTTCCATCCAACAACAAGACCTTTCAACGCCCGTTCATTTAGCTTGCGCTCAAGGTGCCACCGAAATAGTTAAATTAATGTTCAAGATGCAACCCGAAGAGAAAATGGCTTGTCTACAATCTTGCGACGTCCAAAAAATGACGCCGCTCCATTGCGCCGCTATGTTCGACCATCCGGAAATTGTTGAATATCTAATACAAGAAGGCGCAGATATCAACGTTATGGATAAGGAAAGAAGATCTCCAATGCTACTAGCCGCTCTTAGAGGTGGATGGAGAACGGTACATACTTTGATTAG ATTGGGTGCAGATATAAACATCAAAGATGTCAATAGAAGGAACGTGCTTCATTTGGTGGTTATGAATGGAGGGCGATTAGAAAAATTCGCAACCGAAGTAAGTGAG tCGAAATCTAAAGAAAGCCTTCTTCAACTTCTAAACGAAAAGGACATCAACGGTTGTTCTCCTTTACATTACGCCAGTAGAGAAGGGCATATTAGAAGTTTGGAAAATCTTATTCATCTAGGAGCTTGCATTAATCTGAAGAACAATAACAATGAGAGTCCCTTACATTTCGCTGCCAg GTATGGCCGATACAACACCGTTAAACAACTGTTAGATTCAGAAAAAGGCACTTTTATAATCAACGAAAGCGACGGCGGTGGATTAACCCCATTACATATAGCTTCTCAACAAGGGCACACAAAAGTTGTTCAACTTCTACTCAACAGAGGAGCATTATTGCACAG GGACCACAACGGCAGGAACCCATTGCACTTGGCAGCCATGAACGGATTCACTCAGACGATTGAATTGCTACTATCTGTACATTCCCATTTACTCGATCAAACCGACAAAGACGGG AATACTGCACTACATTTAGCTACCGTAGAGAATCAACCAAACGCGATTGCCTTTTTGCTTTCAGTGGGTTGTAAACTATTATATAATCACTCGGAAATGACGGCCATAGATTACGCCATCTATTATAAGTTTCCCGAAGCAGCTTTAGCTATGGTTACTCACGAAGACAG GGCACAAGAAATTTTAAGCTTAAAATCCAATAAACATCCTTATGTAACTTTGGCTCTAATAGCGTCAATGCCACGAGTTTTCGAAGCCGTTCAAGATAAATGCATCACGAAACCGAATTGCAAAAAAGATTCCAAATCCTTTTAT atCAAATACAGTTTTTCCAGTCTTCAATTGCCTGCTTCGTCTTTGGAAGATGACAAAAATGCTAAAAGGGAACCTTTACCGGCTTTAAAT GCGATGGTGATTCACGGTAGAGTCGAATTATTGGCTCATCCTTTgagtcaaaaatatttacaaatgaaatggaattcgtACGGGAAATACTTTCATCTAGCCAACATCACTTTTTATAGCGTGTTTTTAGCTTTCATCACGGCTTTTTCTTCTCAATTGATTCAACAGGAACCCCCTCAAGCTAATATCGATTTCAACGTTACAAATATAACCCATGAg gaATACGTGATGATGAGTAAATTACGTATACTACGACATATCCATATCAGTCCGATGATGTATATCTGTGCCTTGGGTATAATAGTCTACATTGGTATTAATATATTCAGAGAAGCTCTTCAATTGTACCAGCagaaatttttctattgtatGGACCCCATGAATTTGGTAACGTGGTTATTGTACGTTTCGGCTCTCGTTATGGTTTTACCGATATTTCGTGGTACCGAAACCATGTTTGATTTGCAATTTTCCAGCGCTTCGTTGACCGTATTTTTGAGTTGGTTCAATTTGTTGTTGTTATTACAGAGATTCGATCAAGTTGGAATATACGTGGTCatgtttttagaaattttacaGACGCTAATCAAAGTATTAATGGTATTTTCGATATTGATTATAGCTTTTGGTTTAGCTTTCTACATATTATTATCAAAG GGTGAACATCTTTCTTTTAAGACAATTCCTATGTCGTTAGTTAGAACGTTTTCTATGATGTTGGGGGAAATAGATTTTCTCGGTACTTACGTTAAACCGTATTATTTAACCAACGACGGGCAAGATCGATCTTTTTTACCCTTTCCGATTCCAGCTTTTTTCATTTTGGGTTTATTCATGGTTCTAATGCCTATTTTGTTGATGAATCTTCTCATTGGTTTAGCTGTTGGAGATATAGAATCTGTCAGAAGAAACGCTCAACTCAAGAGATTAGCTATGCAG gTTGTTTTACATACCGAATTGGAGCGTAAACTTCCGACGTTTTTGCTGGAGAAAGTCGATAAGATGGAATTAGTTGAATATCCTAATGAATGCAAAGGCAAAGGTGGTGTATTAGACTTAATTTTAAGGAAATGGTTCGGTTGTCCATTTTCAGATGATG gtGCAGTTGATATAGCAATGGACAATACAGATGATTACATAGTTGCCGAATTGGacaaaactaagaaaaaattgagggaaattacaaaaacattGGAGAGGCAACAACAATTTTTACGTCTCATCGTACAG aaaatggaaataaagacTGAAGCTGACGATGTAGACGAAGGAATTCCATCTAGTAACTTGAATAGGGTGAATTATGGTTCTAATAAATGGACGTCACCGAAAATTCGAAAGAAGCTCAGGACTGCTATCAGTTTCACAAATAAGAGTAACTCTTAA